The following is a genomic window from Lysinibacillus sp. JNUCC-52.
TTCTGTCTATTTAAAAATGACGCTTAGTTCGTTTTGGTATGCGTTTTTAATCACTTTCTTTACACTGCTTATTTCATACCCGACGGCTTATTTTTTAACAAAGACGAAACACAAGCAGCTATGGTTATTGCTTATTATTATTCCGTCTTGGATTAATTTATTGTTAAAAACATATGCGTTTATTGGGATTTTTGGTTTATATGGCCCAATCAACGCTGCTATTGAAGTATTTGGCTTTGATCCGAAACAAATGCTATTCACCGATATTAGCTTTGTCTTCGTTTCCGTATATATTTTCATACCATTTATGATTTTACCGATTTTCAACTCATTAGATCGTCTAAATCCAACGCTTGTATACGCAGCGCGCGATTTAGGTGCATCTGCTTTTACAACATTCCGTCGCGTTGTATTACCATTGACGATGGATGGTGTTAAATCAGGGATTCAAGTTGTATTTATTCCAGCTTTATCTCTATTTATGATTACTCGCTTAATTGCAGGAAATCGTGTCATTACACTTGGTACAGCAATTGAACAGCAATTCCTTGTGACGCAAAACTGGGGCATGGGATCAACAATAGCCGTATTTTTAATTTTATTTATGGTGATCATTATGCTTATTACAGGTCAAAAGGATAAAGGAGGTCGCGTACGATGAGCAAACTTTCAACATCTGCAAAAGTGTATTTAGCGATCGTTTTTATCGTCCTGTATGCACCTATTTTTTACTTAGTCTTTTACTCATTCAATAGTGGGGATTCCATGAATAACTTTCAATCCTTTACATTGGACCATTACAAGGCAGTTTTCGAAGATTCAAGGCTAATCGTTATTTTAATTAATACGGTAATCGTGGCACTGCTTTCTGCCCTAATTTCCACAATTATTGGCACATTAGGAGCAATCGGTATTGTCACAGTAAAAGATTCAAAAATGCGCAATACCCTACTTTCCTTAAATAATGTGTTAATCGTTAGTCCAGATGTAATTATTGGTGCAAGCTTTTTAATATTATTTACAATGGTTGGCATTAAACTAGGCTTTGCTTCGGTATTATTAGCCCATGTAGCGTTTAGTGTTCCTATTGTTGTACTTATGGTTTTACCGAAGTTGCTTGAGATGAATAAGTCGTTAATTGATGCAGCTTTAGATCTTGGTGCTACAAAAAAAGATGTGATGATGCGCGTTATTTTACCGTATATTCAGCCTGGTATTTTTGCAGGTTTCTTTCTCGCTTTAACTTATTCATTGGATGATTTTGCCGTAACATTTTTCGTAACAGGAAATGGCTTTAGTACATTATCTGTTGAAATTTACTCGATGGCACGTGCAGGTATTTCGTTAACGGTTAACGCAATTTCTGGTTTAGTATTCTTCGTAACGATATTAGTTGTAGTTGGCTACTATTTCTTTACAAGCCGTACAAATAAAAGAACGGAGGGACAACGATGAAAAATTTAATTCAAGCAACCATTGCCATTCTTGTCGTGTCCGCCCTTTTAATGTACGCTGCTGACGCAATGAGTGCGAACGGTGGTAAAAGTGGTAAAGATACATTAACTATTTTTAACTGGGGAGAATATATCGACCCTGATTTGCTAAAGCAATTCGAAAAAGAAACGGGTATCCATGTTATTTACGAAACATTTGACTCAAATGAGGCTATGATGACGAAAATTAAACAAGGTGGTACGGCTTACGATATTGCCGTGCCGTCTGAATACATGATTGAAAAAATGAAGGAGGAAAACCTACTCCTTCCTTTAGATAAAACGAAAATACCTAATTTTAAAAATATCGATCCGTATTTTCTCGATTTACCATTTGATGATAACAATGAATACTCTGTTCCTTATTTCTGGGGCACAGTAGGTATTGTTTATAATCCAGATTTAGTCGGTGACTTAGATTTCTCTTCTTGGGAAGATTTATGGGATCCCTCGTTAAAACGTAAAGTCTTTTTAGTAGACGGTGCACGTGAAGTTATTGGCATGGGCTTAAATAGTCTTGGTCATTCTCTTAACTCGTTAAATAATCAAGAATTACGTCAAGCTACAAATAAGCTAATTACACTCGCTCCAAATGTGAAAGCAATCATCGGTGATGAAATTACACCTTTGATGATTAATAATGAAGCGGCTGTCGCCCTCACTTGGTCTGGTCAAGCAGCAGATATGTTATTCGAAAATGAAGATTTAGACTTCGCTGTTCCAGAGGAAGGCTCGAACTTGTGGTTTGACAATATGGTTATCCCAAAAACTTCGAAAAATGTTGATGGTGCACATGCTTTTATTAACTTTATGTTAAATGCGGAATCTGGTGCTCAAAATGCGGATTATGTAGGCTACTCTACTCCTAATATTGCAGCGACAAAATTAATGGATAAAGAAGTTGTAGCTGATGAGCGCTTCTACCCTTCCGAGGAGCAACGTAAAACATTAGAAGTATATAAAAACCTTGGTCCAGATTATTTAGGAAAATATAATGAATTGTTTTTAGAATTTAAAATGAGTATTCGATAAATACTAAAGAGAAAAAACAATATTTTTCTCTCTCATAGCGTCGACAAAAGACATCAAGAGTTAAATATTTGATGTCTTTTGTCATTTTTTCTTTTAATCGTTCTAATATAGAATTTCACTTTCGATGTGTTCAGTTGATTGGAGCGGAGGGGCAGCGACTCCTGCGGTAACACACAACACGTAAGAAGCAACAGACCACGCGCACCGAAATGGTTGAGGCTTACCGTGTGCCCACGAAAAGCGACCGCAAGGAGCGGAAATCAACGGTATTATTCTGAGGAAAAACAATGTCTTCGTTCCGCTAACCAAGTCATTCACCTACGACTATAATCTGATAGCCAAGCAATATTTCTTTATGATAGACTGTAGGAATGTTTCAATAGAAAAAAGGGGGGTATACGATGACCCAGCAGAAGTCCAACAAGGCGGCTTTGTACATTTTAATGTTTAATATGTTTATCGCAATGGGGAGTATCGGAATTATTATTCCTGTCATGCCAAAGTACTTACACATATTTGGTGCTGCAGGACAAGTTCTTGGCATGTTAATTGCAACGTTCGCCTTTGCACAGTTTATATTTTCTCCAATTGCTGGGAATCTTTCGGATCGATATGGTCGAAAAAATTTGATTGTTTTTGGTCTGATTGTAACTGGTATTGGGCAAATTTCATTTGGGCTATCTACAGATGTGTGGATGCTTTTTGTTGCTCGTTTCTTAGGAGGGCTAGGTTCTGCCTTTATAGCACCTCCAATTATGGCATTTGTAGC
Proteins encoded in this region:
- a CDS encoding ABC transporter permease; the encoded protein is MQTKTSKSALFPYVLWIALFVIAPIALVVYYSLLDLHGNFTLNNYKAFFSSVYLKMTLSSFWYAFLITFFTLLISYPTAYFLTKTKHKQLWLLLIIIPSWINLLLKTYAFIGIFGLYGPINAAIEVFGFDPKQMLFTDISFVFVSVYIFIPFMILPIFNSLDRLNPTLVYAARDLGASAFTTFRRVVLPLTMDGVKSGIQVVFIPALSLFMITRLIAGNRVITLGTAIEQQFLVTQNWGMGSTIAVFLILFMVIIMLITGQKDKGGRVR
- a CDS encoding ABC transporter permease, with the translated sequence MSKLSTSAKVYLAIVFIVLYAPIFYLVFYSFNSGDSMNNFQSFTLDHYKAVFEDSRLIVILINTVIVALLSALISTIIGTLGAIGIVTVKDSKMRNTLLSLNNVLIVSPDVIIGASFLILFTMVGIKLGFASVLLAHVAFSVPIVVLMVLPKLLEMNKSLIDAALDLGATKKDVMMRVILPYIQPGIFAGFFLALTYSLDDFAVTFFVTGNGFSTLSVEIYSMARAGISLTVNAISGLVFFVTILVVVGYYFFTSRTNKRTEGQR
- a CDS encoding ABC transporter substrate-binding protein, with the translated sequence MKNLIQATIAILVVSALLMYAADAMSANGGKSGKDTLTIFNWGEYIDPDLLKQFEKETGIHVIYETFDSNEAMMTKIKQGGTAYDIAVPSEYMIEKMKEENLLLPLDKTKIPNFKNIDPYFLDLPFDDNNEYSVPYFWGTVGIVYNPDLVGDLDFSSWEDLWDPSLKRKVFLVDGAREVIGMGLNSLGHSLNSLNNQELRQATNKLITLAPNVKAIIGDEITPLMINNEAAVALTWSGQAADMLFENEDLDFAVPEEGSNLWFDNMVIPKTSKNVDGAHAFINFMLNAESGAQNADYVGYSTPNIAATKLMDKEVVADERFYPSEEQRKTLEVYKNLGPDYLGKYNELFLEFKMSIR